In Passer domesticus isolate bPasDom1 chromosome 1, bPasDom1.hap1, whole genome shotgun sequence, one DNA window encodes the following:
- the TFPI2 gene encoding tissue factor pathway inhibitor 2 isoform X1, whose protein sequence is MAPGRRLPLPALLLPLACAALAQRSLTEKQRACLLPPEEGPCRALVPRWYYDRHTQSCQEFTYGGCYGNANNFLTFDDCEKSCWTIKKVPKLCRLEADGGPCRSYLRRYAFNLSSMRCEEFIYGGCYGNGNNFRDLQSCVDHCLPEKTGPLLCYSPKDEGLCASSVPRYYYDTKTKSCKEFRYSGCGGNANNFVTEMDCYNVCRKAGNQKLSINKPTNVSRRKIVRKLKKKSQMYNLKS, encoded by the exons ATGGCCCCCGGCCGCCGCCTGCCGCTGCccgcgctgctgctgccgctggcctgCGCCGCGCTGGCCCAGCGCTCCCTCACAG AGAAGCAGCgcgcctgcctgctgccccCCGAGGAGGGGCCCTGCCGCGCCCTGGTGCCGCGCTGGTACTACGACCGGCACACGCAGAGCTGCCAGGAGTTCACCTACGGGGGATGCTACGGCAACGCCAACAACTTCCTCACCTTCGACGACTGCGAGAAGAGCTGCTGGACCATCAAGA AAGTGCCCAAATTATGCCGACTGGAGGCTGATGGAGGACCTTGCAGGAGTTATCTAAGAAGATATGCCTTTAATTTGAGCTCGATGAGGTGTGAGGAATTCATCTATGGTGGCTGTTACGGAAATGGCAACAACTTCAGAGATTTGCAGTCTTGTGTGGACCACTGTCTGCCAGAAAAAA CTGGCCCCTTGCTATGCTATAGCCCAAAGGATGAAGGATTGTGTGCCTCTTCTGTGCCTCGCTATTACTATGACACCAAGACTAAATCATGTAAAGAGTTCAGATATAGTGGCTGTGGTGGAAATGCCAACAACTTTGTCACTGAAATGGATTGCTACAATGTCTGTAGAAAAG CAGGAAATCAGAAACTGAGTATCAACAAGCCAACAAATGTATCCCGCAGAAAAATAGtgagaaaactgaagaaaaagtcTCAGATGTATAACCTGAAGTCTTAA
- the TFPI2 gene encoding tissue factor pathway inhibitor 2 isoform X2 — protein sequence MAPGRRLPLPALLLPLACAALAQRSLTEKQRACLLPPEEGPCRALVPRWYYDRHTQSCQEFTYGGCYGNANNFLTFDDCEKSCWTIKKVPKLCRLEADGGPCRSYLRRYAFNLSSMRCEEFIYGGCYGNGNNFRDLQSCVDHCLPEKTGPLLCYSPKDEGLCASSVPRYYYDTKTKSCKEFRYSGCGGNANNFVTEMDCYNVCRKGNQKLSINKPTNVSRRKIVRKLKKKSQMYNLKS from the exons ATGGCCCCCGGCCGCCGCCTGCCGCTGCccgcgctgctgctgccgctggcctgCGCCGCGCTGGCCCAGCGCTCCCTCACAG AGAAGCAGCgcgcctgcctgctgccccCCGAGGAGGGGCCCTGCCGCGCCCTGGTGCCGCGCTGGTACTACGACCGGCACACGCAGAGCTGCCAGGAGTTCACCTACGGGGGATGCTACGGCAACGCCAACAACTTCCTCACCTTCGACGACTGCGAGAAGAGCTGCTGGACCATCAAGA AAGTGCCCAAATTATGCCGACTGGAGGCTGATGGAGGACCTTGCAGGAGTTATCTAAGAAGATATGCCTTTAATTTGAGCTCGATGAGGTGTGAGGAATTCATCTATGGTGGCTGTTACGGAAATGGCAACAACTTCAGAGATTTGCAGTCTTGTGTGGACCACTGTCTGCCAGAAAAAA CTGGCCCCTTGCTATGCTATAGCCCAAAGGATGAAGGATTGTGTGCCTCTTCTGTGCCTCGCTATTACTATGACACCAAGACTAAATCATGTAAAGAGTTCAGATATAGTGGCTGTGGTGGAAATGCCAACAACTTTGTCACTGAAATGGATTGCTACAATGTCTGTAGAAAAG GAAATCAGAAACTGAGTATCAACAAGCCAACAAATGTATCCCGCAGAAAAATAGtgagaaaactgaagaaaaagtcTCAGATGTATAACCTGAAGTCTTAA